The following nucleotide sequence is from Diospyros lotus cultivar Yz01 chromosome 3, ASM1463336v1, whole genome shotgun sequence.
CGTGGTCTACCGCTGCAACATCATCGGCTACCAAGACACTCTCTACGTCCACTCACAGCGCCAGTTCTTCCGCGAGTGCGACATCTACGGCACCGTCGACTTCATCTTTGGCAACGCCGCCGTCGTCTTCCAGAACTGCAGCATCTACGCCCGGAAACCAATGCCCTTCCAGAAGAACACCGTCACCGCCCAAAACCGCAAGGACCCCAACCAGAACACCGGCATTTCGATCCACGCCTCCCGAATCCTCGCCACGCAGGACTTGCAGGCCTCCAGGGGCAACTTCACCTCATACCTCGGCCGGCCGTGGAAGCTCTTCTCCCGGACGGTGATCATGCAATCGTTCATCGGCGACCACGTCCACCCTCGAGGGTGGCTGGAATGGAACACCACCTTCGCTCTCGACACCTTATACTACGGCGAGTACATGAACTCAGGTCCCGGGTCAGCCCTCGGGCAGCGGGTCAAGTGGCCAGGTTATCGGGTCATCAATTCCACGGCGGAGGCAGGGAAGTTCACGGTAGGACAGTTTATTTTCGGCTCCAGTTGGTTGCCGGCCACCGGAGTGGCGTTCTTGGCCGGGCTCTCGGTTTAAGAAGACGACGACGGAgaagaattaattaatctaataataataagaataatccgtttattataatttatatttactttaaataatgtaataataataatgattataaTATGTGGTCATCATATATCTTCTTTTAATGTTTGGAATTGGGTGTACCGGCCAGCAGGAAGGACAGCTACATGGTGTGTCTTGGATTTGTCAGTCTTGTTGTAATATTGTGAAATTTGTAACTATAATTGTACATAATATATTCTACGTTTCTAGGGACTAGCATGATTTATGTGGGAAATTTTATTACTTTCATctgaatttttataatattaaatataacagTATAACAAGGGTCACATGGCATTAATGAGATCTCGTGGCCCGTGAAGGCGCCTGCTATATGTAGGAATGATGCTTGGGTTTAATGGTTCATGCATGGAGTGGTGTCGGTGGGTGGTGCCATAGCCCATGCAAGGCATTCATGGGGCTTTGAATCTTTTCATGTTGGAACATCCCAACAAGTCTAACATTGATATGGAATGATGAATAGATACAATCACATgacttttctctttctttctcttttttttttttttttttttgagagggagggggggggggggggggggggtgttggggGGTCGGTGGGCTAAGGAGAAACGCAACTGGTACTTCTCGGTTTTAATGTATATTGGTAGTCAATCTAAATACCTAAAATAACTTAGAAATTAcgtatattaaataattataatttgcgAGTGTTAGAGAAAAGGtcataaacattttttattaatttttgagcGTACAAATTAGAATAAGAGGGAGCTTTTTCCTACCGCACTGTGGGTAAGATGGATTTGACGAGAAAGTGAAGTGAAACAGAGCGATGGGTAATGATGGAAGGAGTACAGTCGCACGAATTGAGAGATGGTCCCCCCAACCCCAAGGCCCCAGTGTCATATAATATGTACACAAGTAAGCAAGTTGGAAAGCCCTTGCCTGAGCTGTAAACGCGTCGAAGGGCAGCTACCAACAAATTAAGCATTAATAGAAGTTGAAAAAGGCAAGAAGCCAATAGCTTCTGGATCTGGATCTCACAAGTTTTGCTGTTTTGGGGCTCCTCATATCAATAAGATGTCTGCCCATGAAGCAAAGTTTGGTGGCAATTGCCGTCTTGTCGCCGCTCCATGCATGGCCTCCATCGATGCTTTCCATTTTCCCGAAGTCCATATTTCTatcttaatcttcttctttcgtgatttttttgcttttcttttttgtttttatcattAATCCCTCTCATTATGTTATCTCACTATCCCTGCATCTCATAAGTCACAACACGAGTTTGACTAATATTTCTCTTTTCACAGTGAATAATAGTAGAGAGATCGAAACACGGGAGAAAAGATATGAACTTTACCCTCTTGCCTCTATCAGTGTCTTTTCATAATCACTTTACCATTGCTACCAAGCAAGCCAGTAAGAAAACAACCATCTTTTGGCCACATTAAAAAAAGGTCCATGGAAAGCCACCAAAGAGTTTTACTGAATCAACAGAAAAGTTCAAACAGAATGAATGTATGTTGGATAAAACATGGAGTTCATCAAAAGAAGACAGCATCAAATCCCCCCCCGTCCATCGCTCTTAACATATGAACGACGTTCTGTTCTTTGCATATACTGCatgtatatctatatctatatctatcttCTTTATATACACTACTCTTCCCAGCTCTCATGGGAAGAGTTCGTCAAGGCGGCAGTCCATGATCCGTGACACGGATTCGAGCAAGGCCGCTTCGCTTGTTCCGGGGAGCGCTGCTTCTTGTGCTTCTCGGACAATCTGCTCGATCACGGATTCCTTCTTCAAGGTTTCCCTGCACATGATGCTACCGATGGCAAAAGGAGTCAGCCCCCTTTCCACGCCTTTCTTCAGAAGCATTGTGGAAATGCGAAGGTTGCGCGCGCACTCGAGGGGCAGCAGCCATCCGTACAACTTCAGAAGTTCAATATCTTCCTCCGCGTTCAGCGATTTTATGTATTCCATTGTGTCGGATGCGTAAGGCTGCTGCGCTTGTGGCCAATAGAGCCACTCAAATGTGCAATCTTCAAACTGcaacaagtaaataaaaaaaacacaatgaGAGAACATACAAAAATACGATCCCCTCCAGACCCTCAGGGAGCTTTCTGCACCAGGGATGCCTTTGTACTGCAAGGCGAAAGATTCAAGGTAAAGATGGGTTCCCCCTATGCAGTAAGTTCCATTACACATTAGCGGCAAAGgtaaatatttcatttttacaAGGATAAAGTTGACCTAAAGACAATGGCGAATGTATAGACAGTTAATTAAGTTGTCTAATACTCTAATTCAATTTCCTGTAGGGAGATCATGTAATGACATGCGATCTAAGGTTACTTTGATGCACAAAACTAGAATTTTCTAGTTAATGTTAGTTTTACTaacatcaaaagaaaaaaaatgttatgGCCCAACGCCAGAATGTTACAATATAATATGATGCAGAGAGTTTACTCAAATATATTGATAGTTGAGTGGGTGACAAAAGCCTACAATTTATTAGAATATGACTAGATGAATGTACTTAGGTACACAGACCTCCATTCAGAAAACTAACTCCACGTCAATAAAACATTTCCATATTCAAACTGAAATAAGCCATCAGATGCAAGAGCATGATAAGCAATACAAAATCAAGCAATCAAAGGGGGAAAAGAACAAAATGCTTACATTCTCAGGCAGGCAGTAACCATGATCAATTGGTATGAGCACAATATGATCTTCATCATCTCTTTGAACCAGAATGTTGCCAGCATGCCTATCCGTATTTGCCAACCTGATGTCCAACACGGATATCTTGTGAACCTCATTCACAGGGAAATAACGGGGACCCATGTCCTCGCAACTTCCACAATTCTTCATGAACATCTGCAATGAACCAATTTTAATGTTCTTTGAGGCATATTCATATCCATGAGGATAATTGAACCCTTGGTGCAAGCACTTAACCATTACTGTGGGTGGTACACCAGCAAAACCAATGCCATCATTATTTGATGTGCGCGGTCCACTCCTTGGATGATCCAAAATATAAGCTGCAACTTCTCTCACAGCCCCTTCACCTACTCTTGTGCCCTTCTTTAAACCTTCCCCATTAATTGACATGGGTAGACCTTGAGGGTTGTTTACAGCCATGGGCTCCTCATCAATTGGCTTGAAAACAGAAATATAATCCTGACCAAAAGAATCTTGCATGAAGTAAGCACCCCCTGAGCCCTCTGAAGATCTTACAGGTTGATTACCTCTTTCTAATCCATCAAAAGTAGAGGATATTAGTCGCTTAAGAACAAGTGGAAGTTCAATAACGGAGTTAACAATTAGTGGTTCCAAAAGGAAATCGTTTTTCAGTGGTTTTACAGCGATAACCTCAAGTTTGCTAGATATCATTCCAAACTCATCATGTTCCCCACCTACCATGTGAGACTCCCTCTCATCCAATTCCATTGACACAATTGAAACTTCAAAATCTTTCTCCACggattttacccttatttttgcTGATTTACGGACCACCAAGTGGACCACAGCATCATCATTTTtgtaaatatcatctataagtCTCTGGTCTTCAAGCTCCTCTTCATTGCAAAATAACACCTGACCCTTCATATCAAGAAAccctttccctttctttgcAATCTGTCGCTTTAAATAACCtatgtttctttttctcccAACGTGAAATTCAAACTGCTCCCCAGACATAGTCTGGACAGTAATAGCTTGCAGATCGGAGAGCCTAAGGACAAGATGTAAGACATGACCTTCAGAGAGCCCATAGTCCCGGACGTAAGAATCATTCCTAGCCAGTTCTTTGCCTTCAAAGaccaatttttgttttttcacaTAAAACCCTTTGTATGCCTGAATCCTAAGCTTAACAGATGCTATTGAATCCGACTCCAGAATTCGCAATGGAATCACAGACCCAGCAACAGTTAGGTATATCAAAATGGAGTCCCTTGTCCAGGGATCGTTCTGGCAAGCTCTAGGACCCCGGAATTTTAAAGGCTCTTCATAAACTGGACGGAAAGCAGTGATCGACATCTTGTAACTGGAAGTTCAAGTCATAACACCCTGCATATGAAATTATAGACTCGTAAAAATATCGTACTAACAATCAAGCTACGGTGCTACATTCTGAAAGCCATTTACCATAAGTGAGAAAAGAAATCcagaaaaaaacaaatta
It contains:
- the LOC127798275 gene encoding phosphatidylinositol 4-kinase gamma 4-like, producing the protein MSITAFRPVYEEPLKFRGPRACQNDPWTRDSILIYLTVAGSVIPLRILESDSIASVKLRIQAYKGFYVKKQKLVFEGKELARNDSYVRDYGLSEGHVLHLVLRLSDLQAITVQTMSGEQFEFHVGRKRNIGYLKRQIAKKGKGFLDMKGQVLFCNEEELEDQRLIDDIYKNDDAVVHLVVRKSAKIRVKSVEKDFEVSIVSMELDERESHMVGGEHDEFGMISSKLEVIAVKPLKNDFLLEPLIVNSVIELPLVLKRLISSTFDGLERGNQPVRSSEGSGGAYFMQDSFGQDYISVFKPIDEEPMAVNNPQGLPMSINGEGLKKGTRVGEGAVREVAAYILDHPRSGPRTSNNDGIGFAGVPPTVMVKCLHQGFNYPHGYEYASKNIKIGSLQMFMKNCGSCEDMGPRYFPVNEVHKISVLDIRLANTDRHAGNILVQRDDEDHIVLIPIDHGYCLPENFEDCTFEWLYWPQAQQPYASDTMEYIKSLNAEEDIELLKLYGWLLPLECARNLRISTMLLKKGVERGLTPFAIGSIMCRETLKKESVIEQIVREAQEAALPGTSEAALLESVSRIMDCRLDELFP